The Lactuca sativa cultivar Salinas chromosome 2, Lsat_Salinas_v11, whole genome shotgun sequence genome includes a window with the following:
- the LOC111886306 gene encoding 20 kDa chaperonin, chloroplastic: MAAAQMTAAASSSVFLPSFEGLKPSTIKVSSASFRMGGGLTLRSTRGLVVKAATTVAPKYTTLKPLGDRVLIKIKAAEEKSAGGILLPSTAQTKPQGGEVVAVGEGRTVGQNKVDISVKTGTPVVYSKYAGTEVEFNGTNHLLLKEDDIVGILETDDVKDLKPLNDRVLIKVTEAELTTAGGLLLTQASKEKPSIGTVIAVGPGPLDEEGKRKELTVSPGNTVLYSKYAGNDFKGSDGSEYIALRASDVMAVLS, from the exons ATGGCAGCTGCTCAGATGACCGCCGCCGCATCTTCAAGCGTTTTTCTGCCATCATTTGAAGGTCTTAAGCCGTCAACAATCAAGGTTTCATCCGCGTCCTTTAGAATGGGTGGTGGTTTAACTCTCAGATCAACCCGTGGACTCGTTGTAAAAGCTGCCACTACTGTAGCTCCTAAG TACACTACATTGAAACCATTGGGCGATAGAGTATTGATTAAAATCAAGGCAGCAGAAGAGAAGTCTGCAGGTGGTATTTTACTCCCTTCAACAGCTCAAACAAAACCTCAAGGAGGCGAAGTAGTTGCTGTAGGAGAAGGCAGGACAGTTGGCCAAAACAAGGTGGACATAAGTGTAAAG ACTGGAACACCAGTTGTGTATTCCAAGTATGCTGGAACAGAGGTTGAGTTCAATGGGACAAACCATCTGTTACTAAAGGAAGATGATATTGTTGGTATACTTGAGACAGATGACGTGAAGGATTTGAAGCCTCTTAATGACAGAGTCCTAATCAAG GTCACAGAGGCTGAACTAACTACCGCCGGTGGCTTGTTGCTCACACAAGCAAGCAAAGAGAAACCCTCCATTGGCACT GTGATTGCGGTGGGGCCGGGTCCGTTGGATGAGGAAGGAAAAAGAAAAGAGCTGACAGTGTCTCCAGGGAACACTGTTTTGTACTCGAAATATGCGGGGAATGATTTCAAAGGGAGTGATGGTTCAGAGTACATTGCTCTAAGGGCATCAGATGTCATGGCTGTTCTTTCATAG